In Buchananella sp. 14KM1171, the genomic stretch TCCCTCATGGGCGCCTGGTTCATCGCCTACGCCCTGCCCGGGGTGATCGTGCGCAAGCCGGGCGCGTTCATGGTGGGCGGCCTGATCATGGGCATCATCTCTTCCTTTGCCACCCCGCTCGGCTTTGGCGCCCTGCCGGGCAACCTGGTCGGCGCGGCCTTCGTCGAGTTCCCCTTCCTCGTTCTCCTCTACCGCAAGTGGAACTGGTGGGTCTACGCCATCGGCGCCACCATCTTCGGCGGCCTGAACTCCACGGCCTACACCACCGCCATGGGCGTGGCAATGACCCCGCTCCAGGCCACTGCCGCCGTCGCGGCCGCGATGACCTCCACCTACATCGGCTTGGCCGCCTGCTTTGGCCTTAGGCGGGCGCTGGCCCGGACCGGGGTCGGGATCGCCAAGTGAGCTCCCCTGCCCTGGTGGAGGCGGCCAGCCTGCAGGTGCGCTATCACGCCCGCAAGGAGTGGGTGCCGCGCCACCCCCAGAGCCTGGAGTTGCAGCCGGGACGCACCACGCTCCTGGTGGGCCCCAGCGGCTGCGGCAAGTCCACCCTCA encodes the following:
- a CDS encoding ECF transporter S component — protein: MSTETSAKTVQDAAHEPVVRTSKQGGLRDSVLGTRNLMTVAALGVVGSLLVVPLSLVGHSAATSPKNVIVLCSLMGAWFIAYALPGVIVRKPGAFMVGGLIMGIISSFATPLGFGALPGNLVGAAFVEFPFLVLLYRKWNWWVYAIGATIFGGLNSTAYTTAMGVAMTPLQATAAVAAAMTSTYIGLAACFGLRRALARTGVGIAK